From Anaerococcus urinomassiliensis:
ACATATGAAAACGACCATGAAATAGACGAATACGTAAAATCAACCAACTCACCAGGAGCTACAGGTGATGGTATCATCATGGCAGAAGCTCTAGGTGCAGATACAGTAGACATGGATAAGATCCAACTATATCCAGTATGTGACCCAGAAACAGGTAGACTACTATATGTAGGAGATACAAGACTTGTTGGTGGTGCACTACTAGTAAACAAAGAAGGAAAGAGATTTGTTGAAGAATTAGGAACAAGGCGTGAAATCTCTATGGCTATCAAAGCTCAAACAGACCACGTTGGTTACCTACTTTGGGATGAAAAATCAAACGAAGTAACAGGAACAATGGCATCAAACCCAGGGGAAGCTGAAGAACAATTCGATAAAGGAAACCTTGTTAAAGCAGACACAATCGAAGAGTTAGCTGAACACTTTGACCTTGACAAAGACCAATTACTAGAAACAGTTAAGACATTTAACGAAAACTCTAAAAATAAAAAAGATCCAGAATTTAACCTAAGAATGCTAGGATGGACTGTAGAAGAAGGGCCATACTATATGCTAAAAGCAGCGCCAGCAGTTCACCACACAATGGGTGGTTTGAAAATCAACACAGAAGCTCAAGTAATAGACAAAGATGGCAACCCAATCGAAGGTCTATACGCAGCAGGTGAAGTAACTGGTGGAATCCACGGATCAAACAGACTTGGATCAGCAGCTATAGCAGATATCACAGTATACGGTAGAATAGCTGGTGAAAACGCAGCAAACTTTGCAAAATAGAAGAATATCAGAAAGAAAGAGGAGATAATCCTCTTCTTTTTTTGTGTATTGACTTACTAGGAAGATGAGTATATTATAAAAAACAAGAAGTAAATGGAGGCTCTTATGAAAAAAATTATTCTTATGCTAATTTCTTTATTTTTACTAAGTGCTTGTAATAAAGATGAAAGCTATGAAATTAAATTTGCTACTGGTGAAGTTTATAATTTTGAAGATTTGACAGTTTCTATAATAACAGACGAAGAGAAAATGATAGAAAAGGATATCTTTACGAGTTTTAATGACAAAGAAAAGACAAAAAAGATAGTTGACCTTTTGGCAAGATGCCAAGTAGCAGACGAGTCATATTCATATGCATCTATCCCAGATTCTAATAGTCTTATTATAAATTTAATAAATGATAATAAAGAGGAGAGTATTTATATGTACGACTCTATAAGAGATGAGTCTACAAATAAATTTCACTATACTTTTTATGATAATCTTGGCGATTACGAAACCCCAACCCTACTATCTGATGATGATTTGATTTCTCAAATAAAAGATATTGTGGGCAAATGATTGATGACTATAACTGGAAGATGAGCGTCTCATTTTCCAGTTTTTTTATTATAGTAATATATTCAGGGTAAATATATTATAAGAAGCATGAAGGAGAGTAAAAATGAGATCTTTGGGCATATCCATGTATCCCGATAAATCTGACAACGGTGAATTAAAGAAATATTTAAAATCTGTCTATAAGAAGGCAGGGGAATATTCATTTTTCAATCACATTTATGGAGAGGTGATAAATTTATATGATGAAACTTGAGATATGTATAGATTCACTAGAATCATTAGAAAATGCAATAGATGCGGGTGCAGATAGGGTAGAGATTTGTTCGGCTCTTTTTGCCGATGGATTAAGTCCTGACCTTGGCCTGGTGTCATATGCTTGTAAGTATGAAAGAATTGAAAAATTTGTAATGCTTAGACCTCGTGATGGAGATTTTACCTACGATGAGAAAGAAATAAAACAAATAAAAGAAACAATCAAAGCCTACAAAAATTATCCTATAGATGGCTTTGTTTTTGGTGCTATAAAAGAAGATGGTTCACTAGACATAGATTTGCTTAGAGAAGTAGTAGACTTAGCAAAGCCGTATCCTGTGGCCTTGCACAGAGCCTTTGATTATTCTAAAGATGGCGAGAAAGCGGTTAATCAATTGATTGACATGGGTATTATAAGGATATTAACCTCTGGCAAGAAATCAACAGCTATAGAAGGTCTAGACTTAATTTCACATATTCAAGAAGAATATGGCAAGCAAATCGAAATTATGGCTGGTTCTGGGGTAAATCCTACTAATATTGGGAAGATTTATGACAAAAGTAAAATTACAAATTTCCATATGTCTGGCAGAGTCAAAAAAGAAAACAATATTACTTACAAATCTGACCTAGAATTGCCAACAAAGGGGAAATTTGTAACAAGTTTTGCTTTGGTTAAAGAAGCCAGGGAAGTTTTGAACAAACTAGGAGACTGATATGTGGGCAATAATTGGAACTTGGGCCATGGTGAAAAATGGCCTAGAAAAAGCAAGTGAAGTTTTAAAAAACGGAAAAAGAAGCAAAGAAGCTATAAAAATAGCTATAAACGATGTGGAGGACAATCCATATTTCAAATCAGTAGGCTATGGGGGGCTTCCAAATAGAAATATGGAAGTAGAATTAGATGCTGGTTTTATGGATGGGGATACTTTCGATATAGGTGCTATTATGGCTGCTAAAAATATCAAAAACCCCATAAATCTTGCTATGAAGCTTTCAAAAGAAAATTACAACAATATCTTGGCTAGTAGTGGAGCAGAGGCATATGCAGACCAAAATGGCTTTGAGAGATGCAATATGCTCACAGACAGGGCCAAGGATAAATATTTTGCTAGGCTTAAAGAAGATCAAATAAAACTTTCCGCCTACGACGGATCTGATTATGATGCTGCTGATACAGTTTGTGTTTGTGCCTTGGATAATAGTAAAAATATATCTGTAGGAACCTCAACATCAGGACTTTTTATGAAACATCCGGGCAGGGTGGGAGATAGTCCGCTTGTAGGATCTGGATTTTATGCAGATAGCGAATATGGAGCGGCAGCTGCTACAGGTATGGGCGAAGACCTTATGAGACATCTGATAAGCTATGAAGTGGTAAGAAATATGAAAGATGGCCTAGATGCCCAAGAATCTTGCCAAAAGGCCATGGAAGAGATTGATAAGAAACTAAAAGCAAAGAGAGAGATTTCTGATTTATCCATCATAGCCATAGATAAAAATGGCAATATGGGGGCAGCAACCAATACCAAGGAATTCTCCTTTGTATATGCATCAGAAAAAGAAAAACCTACAATTTATCTTGCAAAAAATATCCACGGAAAAACTTCTATAGAAAAAGCAAGTGAAGATTGGTTTGAAAATTATATGTCAACTAGAAGGTGACTATGAAACATTTAAGTGAATTCGAAAATAAATTAATAGCTGAGATTGACAGATTAAGAGATGATCTAATTTCTGACATAATAAGCCTGATAAAAATTCCAAGTGTCAAAGGAGAAGCTAAGGCAGATGCTCCTTATGGACCATACCCTAAAAAAGCTTTGGAAAAAGCAATGGAAATTGCAAAAAGAGAGGGACTTGAATGCCACTTTGTAGGCAATCATATGGCCTATAGTTCTATTGGCAATTCTGATAAATATATTGGGATATTTGGTCACCTTGATGTGGTAGCAGCTGGTGGCGAAAAAAAATGGACCTACCCACCCTTTGCTGGAGATATTGTTGCAAATAGGATTTATGGTAGGGGAGCCTTAGATAATAAGGGGCCATCTATGGCAGCCTTTTACGGTCTGCTTGCTCTTAAAAACTTAGGATATTCTTTCAACCACCAAGTGAGAATGGTATTTGGCTCTGATGAAGAATCGGGCATGTCTGATTTAAAATATTATCTAGAAAATGAAAAACCACCATTAATGGGCTTTGTTCCTGATAATAAATTCCCTGCTATATATGGTGAAAGGGGAAGGGCAGAATTTAAAATCTCAGGGTCTGGTATTGATGGTTTTTATAATAAATACTTAAGCGAAGAGGAAAAAATAAAAGAAAAATTAGATTTGGATTTTTCAGATCAAAGTTTTGGAGATATCATTGTAAAATCTGCTCAAAAAACTAAGTCATCAATAAGAATAGTCTTATCAACTCCAGAGCTAGAGATAGAAGATTTACTAAATAAAATTAAGGATAAGGCAAAAGGCTTAGATACAGAGCTTATTAAATACTATGAACCTGCCATAAAATCTAGGGATTCCATCTTAGTCTCTACATTAAACAAAGCTTATAACGACTACACAGGAGAAAATATTAGTCTAAATACAACAACAGGCATGACCTATGCCCACTATTGTCCAAATGTAATAGGCTTT
This genomic window contains:
- a CDS encoding membrane lipoprotein lipid attachment site-containing protein, producing MKKIILMLISLFLLSACNKDESYEIKFATGEVYNFEDLTVSIITDEEKMIEKDIFTSFNDKEKTKKIVDLLARCQVADESYSYASIPDSNSLIINLINDNKEESIYMYDSIRDESTNKFHYTFYDNLGDYETPTLLSDDDLISQIKDIVGK
- a CDS encoding Sapep family Mn(2+)-dependent dipeptidase; protein product: MKHLSEFENKLIAEIDRLRDDLISDIISLIKIPSVKGEAKADAPYGPYPKKALEKAMEIAKREGLECHFVGNHMAYSSIGNSDKYIGIFGHLDVVAAGGEKKWTYPPFAGDIVANRIYGRGALDNKGPSMAAFYGLLALKNLGYSFNHQVRMVFGSDEESGMSDLKYYLENEKPPLMGFVPDNKFPAIYGERGRAEFKISGSGIDGFYNKYLSEEEKIKEKLDLDFSDQSFGDIIVKSAQKTKSSIRIVLSTPELEIEDLLNKIKDKAKGLDTELIKYYEPAIKSRDSILVSTLNKAYNDYTGENISLNTTTGMTYAHYCPNVIGFGPSFPGQNGIAHLPDEWIDIDDLLDMAKIYAIGLYRLDKLKS
- a CDS encoding N(4)-(beta-N-acetylglucosaminyl)-L-asparaginase, producing the protein MWAIIGTWAMVKNGLEKASEVLKNGKRSKEAIKIAINDVEDNPYFKSVGYGGLPNRNMEVELDAGFMDGDTFDIGAIMAAKNIKNPINLAMKLSKENYNNILASSGAEAYADQNGFERCNMLTDRAKDKYFARLKEDQIKLSAYDGSDYDAADTVCVCALDNSKNISVGTSTSGLFMKHPGRVGDSPLVGSGFYADSEYGAAAATGMGEDLMRHLISYEVVRNMKDGLDAQESCQKAMEEIDKKLKAKREISDLSIIAIDKNGNMGAATNTKEFSFVYASEKEKPTIYLAKNIHGKTSIEKASEDWFENYMSTRR
- a CDS encoding copper homeostasis protein CutC, with the translated sequence MKLEICIDSLESLENAIDAGADRVEICSALFADGLSPDLGLVSYACKYERIEKFVMLRPRDGDFTYDEKEIKQIKETIKAYKNYPIDGFVFGAIKEDGSLDIDLLREVVDLAKPYPVALHRAFDYSKDGEKAVNQLIDMGIIRILTSGKKSTAIEGLDLISHIQEEYGKQIEIMAGSGVNPTNIGKIYDKSKITNFHMSGRVKKENNITYKSDLELPTKGKFVTSFALVKEAREVLNKLGD